The stretch of DNA TCGGCGGCCGGATAGTCCGTGTCCAGGGTCATCGCCGAGAAGGGCAGGTCGTCCCCCGGCTGGTGCCCGTAATGCCCGATGACCTTGAGCCGGTCGCCCTCGACCCCGAAGACACCGAGCCCGTCCGGCGAGAACCCCGGCATGGAGAGCCCGCTGGCCACCCGGAGCACCTCCTCCGTCGACCGCGCCTCGGCGAGCGCACGCCCGGCGTCGAGCAGGAAGGCCTCGCGGGAGCGCCGCCAGTCACCGGTGACCGGGCTGCGGGCGGCCGCGCCCGGCGGGGGCTCGGTGACCTCTTGCAGGGTGCCGATGAGCTCGTACGCATGCGTGGCCTCGTCCACGATCGGCTTGGAGCGGCTGCGCACGATGCGCAGCACGCGGCGGCCCTGCTCGTCCATGATCCGCAGCCGGGCCTCGGCGAGGGTGCCCTCGGCGACGGCGAGCTGGACGATGCCGTCGATCTCGTTCCAGTCGACGGGGTGGAAGCGGGAGCGCACGCCCGCCTCGGTGAGGGTCTGGGCGCGCGGGGGAAGCCCGAGGAGCCGGGCCGCCTCCGCGTCGAGCGTGACGGTGCCGGCCGCGTTGTCCCAGCGCCACAGGCCGGTGGCGATGGCGGCCAGGACGTCCCGTACGGGAGGCAGGGGTTCGTCCCCCGCCTGCTGCAGGGGATCGTCGGTGCGCATTGACCCACTTTAGGAAGATCGATGGACAAGTCGCCACCGCCGGGGGTGGCGGGAGGCGCTCCGGAGTGATCCGCGAAGTAATCCGGAAAGCGATCTCCGCCCGGACGGTAGCCTTGGGGACTGTCTGCTCTCTCCCCTATTCGCGAAGACTGGATGAACGAAGATGCATCGGTACAGGTCCCACACCTGCGGCGAGCTCCGCGCCTCTGACGTCGGCTCCGACGTCCGGCTGAGCGGCTGGCTGCACAATCGCCGAGACCTGGGCGGCATCCTCTTCATCGATCTGCGCGACCACTACGGCATCACGCAGCTGGTGGCACGCCCCGGCACGGCCGCCGCCGAGACGCTCGACAAGCTCTCCAAGGAGACGGTCGTCCGTATCGACGGCAAGGTCGTCTCGCGCGGCGCGGAGAACGTGAACCCCGAGCTGCCCACCGGCGAGGTCGAGATCGAGGCCGCCGAGGTCGAGGTGCTCGGCGCGGCCCAGCAGATCCCGTTCACGATCAACGCGGACGACGGCGTGAACGAAGAGCGGCGCCTGGAGTACCGCTTCCTGGACCTGCGCCGCGAGCGCATGCACCGCAACATCATGCTGCGCTCGTCCGTGATCGCCTCCATCCGCTCGAAGATGGTCGCGCTCGGCTTCAACGAGATGGCGACGCCGATCCTCGCCGCGACGTCCCCCGAGGGCGCCCGCGACTTCGTGGTGCCGTCCCGCCTGAACCCCGGCAAGTTCTACGCCCTGCCCCAGGCCCCGCAGCAGTTCAAGCAGCTGCTGATGATCTCGGGCTTCGACCGCTACTTCCAGATCGCGCCGTGCTTCCGCGACGAGGACGCGCGCGCGGACCGCTCGCCGGGCGAGTTCTACCAGCTCGACGTCGAGATGAGCTTCGTGGAGCAGGAAGACGTCTTCCAGCCCATCGAGAAGCTGATGACGGAGATCTTCACGGAGTACGGGGGTGGCCGCGAGGTGACCTCCCCCTTCCCGCGCATCCCGTTCCGCGAGTCGATGCTGAAGTACGGCAACGACAAGCCGGACCTGCGAGCGAAGCTCGAACTGCACGACATCACGGACATCTTCGCCGATTCCGAGTTCAAGGCGTTCGCGGGCAAGCACGTCCGCGCGCTGCCGGTCCCGGACACGGCGTCGCAGTCCCGCAAGTTCTTCGACGGCCTCGGTGACTACGCGGTCGAGCAGGGCGCGAAGGGCCTGGCCTGGGTGCGGGTGGCCGAGGACGGCTCGCTGACGGGACCGATCGCGAAGTTCCTGACGGAGGCGAACGTAGAGGAACTGACGAAGCGCCTCTCCCTGGCCCCCGGCCACGCGGTGTTCTTCGGCGCGGGCCAGTTCGACGAGGTCTCGAAGATCATGTCCGCCGTCCGGGTCGAGGCGGCCAAGCGTGCGGGCCACTTCGAGGAGGGCGTCTTCCGCTTCTGCTGGATCGTCGACTTCCCGATGTACGAGAAGGACGAGGACACCGGCAAGATCGACTTCTCCCACAACCCCTTCTCGATGCCCCAGGGCGGCATGAAGGACCTGGAGGAGAAGGACCCCCTCGACATCCTCGCCTGGCAGTACGACATCGTCTGCAACGGCATCGAGCTGTCCTCCGGCGCGATCCGTAACCACGAGCCCGAGGTCATGCTCAAGGCCTTCGGGATCGCGGGCTACGAAGCGGAGACCGTGGAGCGGGAGTTCGCGGGCATGCTCCGCGCCTTCCGCCTCGGCGCGCCGCCGCACGGCGGCATCGCGCCGGGCGTCGACCGCATCGTCATGCTCCTCGCGGACGAGCCGAACATCCGCGAGACGATCGCCTTCCCGCTGAACGGCAACGCCCAGGACCTGATGATGGGCGCGCCGTCGGAGCTGGAGGAGTCGCGTCTGCGCGAACTGAACATCCAGCTGCGCAAGCCGGTTGCTTCCGGCAAGGGCGAAGACAAGTAGTCCTGGAAGCAGGCAAGTTGAGGGCCCGGAACCGATCTCGGTTCCGGGCCCTTTCCTGTCCGGGTCCGGGTCAGTCGCTCGGGACGAGCCACGGTTCCTCCGGGAGCGGGGAGCCCGTCTCCAGGAGGGACTTGAGGTTCGAGAGGACCGCCGGCCAGCCCGACGCCACGTCGTTGCGGTCCTTCTCGCTCGCCAGGTTCTCGTGCGTCACCGTGAGGCGGACGATGCCGCCGTGCGGCTGGATGTCGAAGGTGACCTGGGAGGGCTCGGCGGAGCCGGTGGCGGCGCCGGGCTCCGCCCAGGTCGTCACGAGGCGGGTGGGCGGGGTGCTCTCGACCACCTTGCCCACCACGTCCGCGATGCCCGAGCCGTCCGTGCGCCGGTGCTCCCAGGGGGAGCCCTGCTGCCAGTCGGAGACGTTGGCGTGGCCCCAGTACGCCGCCGTCAGGTCCGCGTCGGTGAGGGCGTGCCAGACCTTCTCCGGGGTGCTTTCGATGTAGGTGACGTAGACGTACGTCGGCTTCGTCGGCTCGGTGGTCATGGTGGCGGCCTCCGCCTGTTGTTTGAGGGTGCTGAGTGCTTGAAGGCGTGGGTGCTCGAACTTGTCGATCCAGCGCTCCTGGATCTCGTGCAGGGGCACGGGATTCAGGTAGTGGAGTTTTTCGCGCCCTCGCCGCACCGTGCTGACCAGGTTCGCGTCCTCCAGGAGTGCGAGGTGCTGGGTGGCCGACTGGCGCGTCATCGCGACGCGTTCGGCCAGCTCACCCAGCGTCTGGCCGTTGTGGCCGTGCAGCTGGTCCAGGAGATAGCGCCGCGTGGGGTCGGCCAGAGCCTTGAAGACCTTGTCG from Streptomyces sp. BA2 encodes:
- the aspS gene encoding aspartate--tRNA ligase, which gives rise to MHRYRSHTCGELRASDVGSDVRLSGWLHNRRDLGGILFIDLRDHYGITQLVARPGTAAAETLDKLSKETVVRIDGKVVSRGAENVNPELPTGEVEIEAAEVEVLGAAQQIPFTINADDGVNEERRLEYRFLDLRRERMHRNIMLRSSVIASIRSKMVALGFNEMATPILAATSPEGARDFVVPSRLNPGKFYALPQAPQQFKQLLMISGFDRYFQIAPCFRDEDARADRSPGEFYQLDVEMSFVEQEDVFQPIEKLMTEIFTEYGGGREVTSPFPRIPFRESMLKYGNDKPDLRAKLELHDITDIFADSEFKAFAGKHVRALPVPDTASQSRKFFDGLGDYAVEQGAKGLAWVRVAEDGSLTGPIAKFLTEANVEELTKRLSLAPGHAVFFGAGQFDEVSKIMSAVRVEAAKRAGHFEEGVFRFCWIVDFPMYEKDEDTGKIDFSHNPFSMPQGGMKDLEEKDPLDILAWQYDIVCNGIELSSGAIRNHEPEVMLKAFGIAGYEAETVEREFAGMLRAFRLGAPPHGGIAPGVDRIVMLLADEPNIRETIAFPLNGNAQDLMMGAPSELEESRLRELNIQLRKPVASGKGEDK
- a CDS encoding metalloregulator ArsR/SmtB family transcription factor gives rise to the protein MSTSKGQGPAPSPVDKVFKALADPTRRYLLDQLHGHNGQTLGELAERVAMTRQSATQHLALLEDANLVSTVRRGREKLHYLNPVPLHEIQERWIDKFEHPRLQALSTLKQQAEAATMTTEPTKPTYVYVTYIESTPEKVWHALTDADLTAAYWGHANVSDWQQGSPWEHRRTDGSGIADVVGKVVESTPPTRLVTTWAEPGAATGSAEPSQVTFDIQPHGGIVRLTVTHENLASEKDRNDVASGWPAVLSNLKSLLETGSPLPEEPWLVPSD